The following are from one region of the Entelurus aequoreus isolate RoL-2023_Sb linkage group LG17, RoL_Eaeq_v1.1, whole genome shotgun sequence genome:
- the LOC133632427 gene encoding zinc finger protein 135-like — MRTHTDNKHSECSTKKRGKTCLSCSVCAESFTKKSLLTQHMRTHTGEKPFNCSVCGKSFLVKRNLTQHMRTHTGEKPFNCSVCGKSFSRNSMLTQHMRTHTGVKPFNCSVCCKSFSRNCRLTEHMRTHTGEKPFKCSVCCKSFFQNSILTRHMRTHTSEKPFNCSVCGKIFSRNCLLTQHMRTHTGEKTYLCSVCGKIFSRNFQLTQHIRTHTGEKPFNCSVCGNSFSQNSCLTQHMRSHTGEKPYTCSVCSRSFSNKNKLTQHMRTHTGEKPFNCSICGKSFSHNYRLTQHMRTHTDEKPYNCLVCSRSFSNTNKLTQHMRTHTGLRPLNCLVCGKSFPHNGSLWRHMRTHKGEKTFSCSVCCKRFTHNADAVKHTRTHKGE; from the coding sequence atgaggactcacactgacaacaaacactctgaatgctctacaaagaagagaggtaaaacatgtttgagctgctcagtttgtgctgaaagttttactaaaaagagccttttgactcaacacatgagaacacacacaggtgaaaaaccatttaattgttcagtttgtggcaaaagctttcttgttaagaggaatttgactcaacacatgagaacacacacaggtgaaaaaccatttaattgttcagtttgtggcaaaagcttttctcgaaatagcatgttgactcaacacatgagaacacacacaggtgtaaaaccttttaattgttcagtttgttgcaaaagcttttctcgaaattgccgtttgactgaacacatgagaacacacacaggtgaaaaaccatttaagtgttcagtttgttgtAAAAGCTTTTTTCAAAATAGCATTTTGACTcggcacatgagaacgcacacaagtgaaaaaccatttaattgttcagtttgtggcaaaatctTTTCTCGAAATTGccttttgactcaacacatgagaacacacacaggtgaaaaaacatatcTTTGTTCTGTATGTGGCAAAATCTTTTCTCGAAATTTCCAGTTGACTCAACACATTAGAACAcatacaggtgaaaaaccatttaattgttcagtttgtggcaacagcttttctcaaaatagctgtttgactcaacacatgagatcacacacaggtgaaaaaccatataCTTGTTCAGTTTGTAGCAGAAGCTTTTCTAATAAGAACaaattgactcaacacatgaggacacacacgggtgaaaaaccatttaattgttcaatttgcggcaaaagcttttctcataattaccgtttgactcaacacatgagaacacacacagatgAAAAACCATATAATTGTTTAGTTTGTAGCAGAAGCTTTTCTAATACGAACaaattgactcaacacatgaggacACACACTGGACTGAGACCATTGaattgtttagtttgtggtaaaagctttcctCATAACGGCTCTTTgtggcgacacatgagaacacacaaaggagaaaaaacatttagttgttcagtgtgctgtaaaaggttcacacATAATGCAGATGCAGtaaaacacacaagaacacacaagggagaataa